The following coding sequences are from one Neurospora crassa OR74A linkage group I, whole genome shotgun sequence window:
- a CDS encoding splicing factor 3B subunit 10 has protein sequence MADKLRTQQELERLQAKYIGTGHPDTTSWEWKTNIHRDTYSSIVGHPPLLSYIALAENEPAAKVRARLIRKMLQPMGPPPPREGEEPMLVDRKADA, from the exons ATG GCGGACAAGCTTCGTACCCAACAGGAACTCGAGCGGCTCCAGGCCAAGTACATTGGCACCGGTCACCCAGACACGACGAGCTGGGAGTGGAAAACCAACATCCACCGCGACACGTACTCCAGCATTGTCGGACACCCACCTCTCTTATCGTACATAGCGCTAGCTGAAAATGAGCCTGCGGCCAAGGTCCGCGCAAGACTTATTCGC AAAATGCTGCAACCGATGGGACCGCCTCCGCCTAGGGAGGGTGAGGAGCCTATGCTTGTTGACCGAAAGGCCGATGCTTAA
- the tef-1 gene encoding elongation factor 1 alpha: MGKEDKTHINVVVIGHVDSGKSTTTGHLIYKCGGIDKRTIEKFEKEAAELGKGSFKYAWVLDKLKAERERGITIDIALWKFETPKYYVTVIDAPGHRDFIKNMITGTSQADCAILIIAAGTGEFEAGISKDGQTREHALLAYTLGVKQLIVAINKMDTTQWSQTRFEEIIKETKNFIKKVGYNPAGVAFVPISGFNGDNMLEPSTNCPWYKGWEKETKAGKATGKTLLEAIDAIEPPKRPTDKPLRLPLQDVYKIGGIGTVPVGRIETGVLKPGMVVTFAPSNVTTEVKSVEMHHEQLAQGVPGDNVGFNVKNVSVKDIRRGNVAGDSKNDPPAGAASFTAQVIVLNHPGQVGAGYAPVLDCHTAHIACKFAELLEKIDRRTGKAVEASPKFIKSGDAAIVKMIPSKPMCVEAFTDYPPLGRFAVRDMRQTVAVGVIKAVDKSTAAAGKVTKSAAKAAKK, from the exons ATGGG CAAGGAGGACAAGACTCACATCAACGTCGTCGTTATCGGCCACGTCGATTCCGGCAAGTCTACCACTACCGGTCACTTGATCTACAAGTGCGGTGGTATCGACAAGCGTACCATCGAGAAGTTCGAGAAG GAAGCCGCTGAGCTCGGTAAGGGTTCCTTCAAGTATGCCTGGGTTCTTGACAAGCTCAAGGCCGAGCGTGAGCGTGGTATCACCATCGATATCGCCCTCTGGAAGTTCGAGACTCCCAAGTACTACGTCACCGTCATCG ATGCCCCCGGTCATCGTGATTTCATCAAGAACATGATCACTGGTACCTCCCAGGCTGATTGCGCTATCCTCATCATTGCCGCCGGTACTGGTGAGTTCGAGGCTGGTATCTCCAAGGATGGCCAGACCCGTGAGCACGCTCTGCTCGCCTACACCCTCGGTGTCAAGCAGCTCATTGTTGCCATCAACAAGATGGACACCACCCAGTGGTCCCAGACTCGTTTCGAGGAGATCATCAAGGAGACCAAGAACTTCATCAAGAAGGTTGGCTACAACCCCGCTGGTGTCGCTTTCGTCCCCATCTCCGGCTTCAACGGCGACAACATGCTTGAGCCCTCCACCAACTGCCCCTGGTACAAGGGTtgggagaaggagaccaAGGCCGGCAAGGCCACTGGCAAGACCCTCCTCGAGGCCATCGACGCCATTGAGCCCCCCAAGCGTCCTACCGACAAGCCCCTCCGTCTTCCCCTCCAGGATGTCTACAAGATCGGTGGTATCGGCACAGTGCCCGTCGGCCGTATCGAGACTGGTGTCCTCAAGCCCGGTATGGTCGTTACCTTCGCTCCTTCCAACGTCACCACTGAAGTCAAGTCCGTCGAGATGCACCACGAGCAGCTTGCTCAGGGTGTCCCCGGTGACAACGTCGGCTTCAACGTGAAGAACGTTTCCGTCAAGGATATCCGCCGTGGTAACGTTGCCGGTGACTCCAAGAACGACCCCCCTGCTGGCGCCGCCTCTTTCACCGCCCAGGTCATCGTTCTCAACCACCCCGGTCAGGTCGGTGCCGGCTACGCCCCCGTCCTCGACTGCCACACTGCCCACATTGCCTGCAAGTTCGCCGAGCTCCTCGAGAAGATCGACCGCCGTACTGGTAAGGCTGTTGAGGCCTCCCCCAAGTTCATCAAGTCTGGTGATGCTGCCATCGTCAAGATGATTCCCTCCAAGCCCATGTGCGTTGAGGCTTTCACCGACTACCCTCCCCTCGGCCGTTTCGCCGTCCGTGACATGCGTCAGACCGTCGCCGTCGGTGTCATCAAGGCCGTCGACAAGTCCACCGCTGCCGCTGGCAAGGTCACCAAGTCCGCtgccaaggccgccaagaAGTAA
- a CDS encoding septin, translating to MNQSPARRSSFGGMLLRRTKSGDMKKQQQQAKAQELQRQRDAALPQAPPRLPALYNGAPAPQLGLGTEVRPDSLAIISGTTDSTGVGHSSNYSISSTARPSMEAPRSVYKVPPPPPIPNDFDPYVNATSMAHRGRYSYASSAVSSINSPRRVRRRKDPTAFNVLVVGASNSGKTSFLEFLKSALAPPKRRGKPVDQQDHSPKPSPSGNFIPHYLETEFDGERVGLTLWDSEGLEKNVVDLQLRELSSFLESKFEETFVEEMKVVRSPGVQDTHIHAVFLLLDPARLDRNIAASWAGAGNMFLNGIRHSPSSRIAGALDEDLDLQVMRTLHGKTTVIPVIAKADTITTKHMSVLKRAVWDSLKRANLDPLQALGLDEEDDDDSSDRIDEEEENPVFDHSDTEEAVHDEERLTAKQGSSPSSNRHSNGSVRRHKPSEEATSEDEIPFVPMSIISPDLYEPGVIGRKFPWGFADPYNEEHCDFVRLKDAVFNEWRSDLREASREQWYENWRTSRLKQHGAKIR from the exons ATGAACCAGTCTCCTGCTCGCCGATCTAGTTTTGGAGGAATGTTACTACGCAGGACCAAGAGTGGCGAcatgaagaagcagcagcagcaggccaaAGCGCAAGAGCTCCAGCGCCAGCGTGATGCTGCACTTCCTCAGGCCCCTCCTCGGCTGCCCGCCCTCTACAACGGAGCCCCCGCTCCCCAACTAGGGCTCGGTACCGAGGTTCGTCCCGATTCACTCGCAATCATCTCAGGAACCACGGACTCGACGGGCGTCGGACACTCATCTAATTACTCTATATCTTCTACTGCTCGTCCATCCATGGAGGCTCCACGCTCAGTATACAAAGTCCCTCCGCCTCCCCCCATTCCCAACGACTTCGACCCTTACGTCAATGCCACCAGTATGGCGCATCGTGGACGTTACAGCTATGCTAGCAGTGCAGTTAGCTCCATCAACAGCCCCAGAAGAGTCCGCAGAAGAAAGGATCCGACTGCCTTCAA TGTCCTCGTTGTCGGTGCTAGCAATTCGGGAAAAACATCGTTCTTGGAGTTCCTCAAGAGTGCCTTGGCACCACCCAAACGGCGGGGAAAGCCCGTTGACCAGCAAGATCACTCTCCGAAACCCTCACCTTCCGGTAACTTCATTCCGCATTATCTCGAAACCGAGTTCGACGGTGAACGCGTCGGATTGACATTGTGGGATTCAGAGGGACTGGAAAAGAATGTTGTTGATTTACAGCTCCGCGAGCTATCAAGTTTCTTGGAGAGCAAGTTTGAGGAAACATTCGTAGAGGAGATGAAGGTCGTGAGATCGCCTGGTGTACAGGATACCCACATCCAcgccgtcttcctcctcctcgaccctGCACGACTTGATCGAAACATCGCAGCCAGCTGGGCCGGCGCTGGCAATATGTTTCTCAACGGCATCAGGcactctccctcttctcgtATCGCGGGGGCTTTGGACGAAGACCTCGATTTGCAAGTTATGCGAACACTCCATGGAAAGACCACGGTGATCCCGGTTATAGCCAAGGCTGATACTATCACAACGAAACACATGAGCGTGCTAAAGAGGGCGGTCTGGGATAGCCTTAAGAGGGCCAATCTGGATCCTTTGCAGGCCCTTGGActggatgaggaagatgacgacgactCCTCTGACCGTatcgatgaagaagaagagaaccCTGTGTTCGACCACAGTGACACAGAGGAGGCTGTTCATGACGAAGAGCGTCTTACCGCAAAGCAAGGGTCTTCACCCAGCTCTAACCGACACTCTAATGGCTCCGTTCGCCGCCACAAGCCTTCAGAGGAGGCTACTTCCGAGGATGAAATTCCCTTCGTCCCCATGTCGATCATCAGCCCAGATCTCTATGAGCCGGGTGTCATCGGCCGCAAATTCCCCTGGGGTTTTGCGGATCCCTACAATGAAGAGCACTGCGACTTTGTTCGGCTTAAGGATGCCGTCTTCAACGAGTGGCGTTCCGATTTGCGGGAGGCCAGTCGGGAACAGTGGTACGAGAACTGGAGGACGAGCAGGCTGAAGCAACACGGCGCAAAGATCCGTTAG
- a CDS encoding ABC transporter produces the protein MLRQSIIAASHCPNAPVAGITIPPTRAATRSLVRTRTYVSRLRSASATTSTTSIHNRIPQCFYSSSRSSRTAWSHATTAPGPSSGPFEPLTPPSPSKLGAPYPARSYTRTRRWSRRLLILSSLIGVAYLTDKYVYASGLARSLRTFGVGLVVAADYKLNFRPEPLSIPWIGIPEGIPELHRRNAERLSDLLRHNGGLYLKIGQAIAMQSAVLPPEFQAMFSRMFDDAPQDSWEEVEQVIREDFGGRSVEEVFGVSFSGAEGRGVMERTARASASVAQVHWARLPDGREVAIKIQKPEIERQIGWDLWAFKVVTWVYTWWFDLPLYSLVPFISERLRLETDFENEAKNSEIMRQLVENEPSLRGRVYIPPVYPELSSKRVLTTEWIEGIRLWDKDAMTRPWLDGYGKGSAGVHGAQLDPPDMPAIRRELRKNTQGYTFMIKPERTEWKGRRGKGGLGLSTKDVMTTMVDLFSAQIFKWGVVHCDPHPGNVFIRRLPNGRAELVLIDHGLYVYMSDKFRHEYGEFWKALMTFDNNKIKEITDEWGIKAVDLFASATLLRPYEGGDDGGFQAKLMKHLDGNKTASERSYEMQARMKQGIRDVLADEDKWPKELIFIGRNMRIVQGNNQYLGSPVNRIKMMGEWASRSSFQDPNLPLGQRLVNYWHHFLFKCVLALTDVAFYFFRVRQLLHRGGGMEDELEARMRDVAKEFGVELQHNVFEG, from the exons ATGTTGCGCCAAAGCATAATAGCAGCCAGTCACTGTCCAAACGCTCCAGTGGCTGGGATAACGATTCCACCCACGAGAGCCGCGACGAGATCCCTCGTACGCACACGTACGTACGTTAGCCGACTAAGAAGCGCATCTGCGACGACATCGACGACGTCGATACACAATCGAATACCACAATGCttctactcctcctcccgtaGCAGCCGTACAGCCTGGTCCCATGCTACTACAGCGCCAGGCCCCTCCTCCGGTCCATTCGAGCCGCTCACCCCCCCGTCGCCATCCAAACTCGGTGCCCCGTACCCCGCGCGCTCCTATACCCGCACCCGCCGCTGGTCGCGCAGACTCCTCATATTGTCATCTCTCATCGGCGTCGCCTACCTTACCGACAAGTACGTTTACGCCTCCGGGCTCGCCCGCTCCCTGCGCACCTTCGGTGTCGGTCTTGTCGTTGCGGCCGACTACAAGCTCAACTTCCGCCCGGAACCGCTTTCGATTCCCTGGATTGGTATCCCTGAGGGCATCCCAGAACTACATCGGCGCAACGCCGAGCGACTATCTGATCTGCTCCGTCATAATGGCGGACTGTACCTCAAGATTGGCCAGGCCATTGCCATGCAGAGTGCGGTTCTGCCGCCGGAGTTTCAAGCCATGTTCTCGCGTATGTTTGACGACGCGCCTCAAGATTCATGGGAGGAGGTAGAGCAGGTGATCCGCGAGGATTTTGGCGGGAGGAGTGTTGAGGAAGTGTTTGGGGTAAGCTTTTCCGGGGCGGAGGGTAGGGGTGTGATGGAGCGCACGGCAAGGGCGAGTGCGAGCGTGGCGCAGGTACACTGGGCGCGGTTGCCGGATGGGAGAGAGGTGGCGATCAAGATACAGAAACCGGAGATCGAAAGGCAGATTGGCTGGGATTTGTGGGCGTTCAA AGTTGTGACGTGGGTCTACACATGGTGGTTCGACCTACCACTCTACAGCCTGGTGCCATTTATCAGCGAGCGATTACGACTCGAGACCGATTTCGAGAATGAGGCCAAGAATTCCGAAATTATGCGCCAGCTTGTCGAGAACGAGCCCAGCCTTCGTGGGCGCGTCTATATACCTCCAGTCTACCCCGAACTCAGCTCCAAGCGCGTCCTCACGACTGAATGGATCGAGGGCATCAGACTATGGGACAAGGACGCCATGACCCGGCCCTGGCTAGACGGCTACGGCAAAGGGTCAGCCGGCGTCCACGGCGCCCAACTAGACCCGCCCGACATGCCCGCCATCCGGAGGGAACTTCGCAAGAACACACAAGGCTACACGTTTATGATCAAGCCCGAGCGGACCGAGTGGAAGGGACGGCGCGGCAAGGGTGGCCTCGGACTCTCAACGAAGGATGTTATGACCACCATGGTCGATCTCTTCTCTGCCCAAATCTTCAAGTGGGGAGTCGTCCACTGCGATCCGCACCCAGGTAacgttttcatccggcgctTGCCCAACGGGCGAGCTGAGCTCGTGCTCATCGACCATGGTCTCTACGTCTACATGAGCGACAAGTTCCGGCACGAATACGGCGAGTTCTGGAAGGCACTGATGACCtttgacaacaacaagatcaaggaaATCACGGACGAATGGGGCATCAAAGCCGTCGACCTATTTGCCTCGGCAACGCTCCTCCGTCCATACGAGGGAGGCGACGACGGCGGGTTTCAGGCCAAGCTGATGAAGCACCTGGATGGCAACAAGACGGCCAGCGAGCGCTCCTATGAGATGCAGGCACGCATGAAGCAAGGAATCCGCGACGTGCTTGCGGACGAGGACAAGTGGCCCAAGGAGCTTATCTTCATCGGGCGCAACATGCGTATAGTCCAAGGAAACAATCAGTATCTGGGCTCGCCCGTGAACCGTATCAAGATGATGGGCGAATGGGCCAGCCGGAGCTCGTTCCAGGATCCGAACCTCCCGCTCGGACAGCGGTTGGTGAATTACTGGCATCACTTTTTGTTCAAGTGCGTGTTGGCGCTGACAGACGTGGCGTTTTACTTCTTCCGGGTGAGGCAGTTGCTGCATCGCGGGGGAGGTATGGAGGATGAGTTGGAGGCAAGGATGCGAGATGTCGCCAAGGAGTTTGGGGTTGAGTTGCAGCACAATGTCTTTGAAGGCTGA